The following are encoded together in the Strongyloides ratti genome assembly S_ratti_ED321, chromosome : 2 genome:
- a CDS encoding 40S ribosomal protein S8 encodes MGIARDSWHKRRATGGKRKPIHKKRKFELGRPNSNTKIGGKRVHLVRCRGGAIKHRALRLDNGSFAWASEGCTRKTRIVDTVYNASNNELVRTKSLVKGAIITIDAVPFRQWYESHYATPLGRKKGAPISTEDQAKFDKSTTSEATQKKYSDRQKRAAIDPNVLEQFSSGRLLARIASRPGQSGRADGYILEGKELEFYLRKIRTKKAK; translated from the exons ATGGGTATTGCTCGTGACAGTTGGCATAAAAGACGCGCTACCGGAGGTAAGCGTAAACcaattcataaaaaaagaaagtttgAGCTTGGACGCCCAAATTCTAACACTAAG aTTGGAGGTAAACGCGTTCATCTCGTAAGATGTCGTGGTGGTGCCATTAAACATCGTGCTTTAAGACTTGACAATGGAAGTTTTGCCTGGGCTTCAGAAG GATGTACACGTAAAACACGTATTGTTGATACTGTATACAATGCTTCAAACAACGAATTGGTTCGTACAAAATCATTAGTAAAAGGAGCTATTATTACTATTGATGCCGTTCCATTCAGACAATGGTATGAATCACATTACGCAACTCCACTTGGACGTAAAAAGGGAGCTCCAATCTCTACTGAAGACCAAGCTAAATTCGATAAATCAACTACATCAGAAGCTACACAAAAGAAGTATTCTGACAGACAAAAAAGAGCTGCTATAGATCCTAATGTTTTGGAACAATTCTCTTCTGGACGCCTTCTTGCTCGTATTGCCTCTAGACCAGGACAATCAGGACGCGCTGACGGTTACATCTTGGAAGGAAAAGAACTTGAATTCTACCTTCGTAAGATCCGTACTAAGAAGgccaaataa
- a CDS encoding DNA replication licensing factor Mcm3, whose product MNKDSGNNYTVDVNIEQKKREIKQEYVNFLDDSNEKGIYFEKVNRLITENEVRLIVNINDLRSTFPERCNELLSKFVDEIVPFEQALKEVVMRHQPNYGRETNLHIGFEGAFGTRHVNPRSLKSSFLGSLVCCEGIVIRASQVRPKVVKSVHYCPATGKTLEKKYSDLTSYEALLTSNAYPKEDENKNPLETEFGLSTYKDSQTFTIQELPECAPTGQLPRNVDIIADDDLADRCKPGDRIRVIGLYRCLPNKNNGVSTGNFRGVVIANNIQLLSKEIDDVELSPKDLEDIKRIAKRPDVFELLARSLAPSIYGHNEVKKAVLCLLLGGNEKILQNGSRLRGDINVLLIGDPSVAKSQVLRYILHTAPRAIATTGRGSSGVGLTAAVVNDSDTGERRLEAGAMVLADRGIVCIDEFDKMADMDKTAIHEVMEQGKVTISKAGIHAKLNARCSVLAAANPIYGRYNPFKSPMVNIGMQDSLLSRFDFIFVLLDEHEMDRDRNIASHVLKLHMYRAPGEAEGQVLPFGNDLQTFTTITSKKKNKKNSTVYEKNQEWAAVTRHEKILSMEFMRKYIHIAKKSKPGLTEEACEFINEAYTELRSYDTETSDSERTMPITARQLETLIRASTAIAKARNHALVTQQDAEEAYDLLKFACLKEKTKERLDKRKKKKTNNVEYDSDEDIDDGEPEVVNPSQSSTRQRKRPAAGTPEMENIIEEETENATLKPSAKRTRRNTPSISVDRYRAFKKYLRQAIDAINRPDELVPQADIVSKINEFAGILKFTDEELAAAFERAESDNIIMISENNIVLI is encoded by the exons atgAATAAGGATAGTGGTAACAATTATACTGTTGATGTAAATatagaacaaaaaaaacGTGAGATAAAACAAGAGTACGTTAATTTTTTGGATGATAGT aatgAAAAAggaatttattttgaaaaagttAATCGTTTGATCACTGAAAATGAAGTTAGACTAATTGTCAACATAAATGATTTGAGATCTACTTTTCCTGAAAGATGCAATGAATTATTGTCTAAGTTTGTTGATGAAATTGTTCCTTTTGAGCAAGCTTTGAAAGAAGTTGTTATGCGTCATCAGCCAAATTACGGTAGAGAGACAAATTTACATATTGGTTTTGAAGGTGCTTTTGGTACACGACATGTTAATCCGCGTTCATTAAAATCAAGTTTCCTAGGATCGCTTGTTTGTTGTGAAGGTATTGTTATTAGGGCATCTCAAGTAAGGCCCAAAGTTGTGAAAAGTGTTCATTATTGTCCTGCCACTGGTAAAACTTTGGAGAAAAAATATTCTGATTTGACATCATATGAAGCATTGCTAACATCTAATGCTTATCCAAAAGaagatgaaaataaaaatccaTTGGAGACTGAATTCGGACTATCTACTTATAAGGATAGTCAAACTTTTACCATTCAGGAATTACCTGAATGTGCACCAACTGGTCAATTACCAAGAAATGTTGATATCATTGCTGACGATGATTTAGCAGATAGGTGTAAACCTGGAGATAGAATTCGTGTAATTGGTTTATATCGTTGTTTAccgaataaaaataatggtgTATCGACTGGAAATTTCCGTGGTGTAGTCATTGCTAATAATATTCAACTTTTAAGTAAAGAAATTGATGATGTTGAGCTTTCTCCAAAGGATTTGGAAGATATCAAGAGAATTGCAAAAAGACCTGATGTATTTGAACTACTAGCAAGAAGTCTAGCACCGTCTATTTATGGGCATAATGAAGTTAAAAAAGCTGTTTTATGCCTTTTATTGGGTGGTAATGAAAAGATTCTTCAAAACGGGTCGAGATTACGTGGTGATATTAATGTTCTTCTTATCGGAGACCCTTCTGTAGCTAAGTCTCAAGTTTTACGTTATATTCTCCATACTGCTCCTCGTGCTATAGCTACAACAGGAAGAGGAAGTTCTGGAGTTGGTTTAACAGCTGCTGTTGTAAATGATTCAGACACTGGGGAAAGAAGACTTGAGGCTGGTGCTATGGTACTTGCTGATAGAGGTATTGTATGTATAGAtgaatttgataaaatgGCTGATATGGATAAAACAGCTATTCATGAAGTTATGGAACAGGGAAAAGTTACCATATCTAAGGCTGGTATACATGCCAAATTAAATGCTAGATGTTCTGTTCTAGCTGCAGCAAATCCAATTTATGGAAGATACAACCCTTTCAAAAGTCCTATGGTCAACATAGGCATGCAGGATTCTTTACTTTCAAgatttgattttatttttgtacttTTGGATGAGCATGAAATGGATCGTGACAGAAATATTGCATCACATGTCTTGAAACTTCACATGTATCGTGCTCCGGGTGAAGCTGAAGGACAAGTTCTTCCATTTGGTAATGATTTACAAACATTTACAACGATTActtcaaagaaaaaaaataaaaagaatagtACTGTTTATGAGAAAAATCAGGAATGGGCTGCTGTTACCAGacatgaaaaaattttatctatgGAATTTATGAGAAAATATATACACATTGCTAAGAAATCAAAGCCTGGTCTTACTGAAGAAGCTTGTGAATTTATCAATGAAGCATACACAGAGTTGAGAAGTTATGATACAGAAACAAGTGATTCAGAACGAACAATGCCTATAACAGCCCGTCAACTAGAAACGTTAATTCGTGCTTCAACAGCTATAGCTAAAGCTCGAAATCATGCTTTAGTTACACAGCAAGATGCTGAAGAGGCATATGATTTACTTAAATTTGCATGTCttaaagaaaaaacaaaAGAACGTCTTgataaaagaaagaaaaagaaaacaaaTAATGTTGAATATGATTCTGATGAAGATATTGATGATGGTGAACCAGAAGTAGTAAATCCATCGCAGTCTTCAACACGCCAGCGCAAGCGTCCTGCAGCTGGTACACCTGAAatggaaaatattattgaagaAGAAACTGAAAATGCCACACTTAAGCCATCAGCAAAGCGAACACGTAGAAATACCCCATCAATTTCTGTTGATAGATACAGagcttttaaaaaatatcttcgCCAAGCTATTGACGCTATAAATAGACCAGATGAATTGGTTCCACAAGCCGATATTGTATCAAAGATTAACGAGTTTGCTGGCATTCTCAAATTTACCGATGAGGAATTGGCTGCTGCTTTTGAAAGAGCAGAAagtgataatattataatgatatctgaaaataatatcgttttaatttaa
- a CDS encoding Pyruvate dehydrogenase protein X component, mitochondrial: MVVCVRSSFRNTLNGVRVPFSAVAAASFTSAGHEQMRSLSTNPNVAALVGNYKKNVVLKNLKTSNANLVQMARQYCSNLPSHNVVKLPALSPTMETGTIASWQKKEGDQLFEGDLLCEIETDKATMGFETPEEGYLAKIFLPEGSKDIPIGKPLCIIVQDKEDVAAFANYKAPDFSSDKSAASTPVSPPKPPVSTPPPPPPKSVAPSKPVEKVSPQQEFHKPQQKIFVTPFAKKLAKESGINLTNIQGSGPHGRILASDIEAAKSQPQSQALPTKSLPELAVGESYTDIPLTNMRKTIAKRLTESKTTIPHYYLTADIDVDKVLALRAKLNSFLASSVKDKNEKPQKLSINDFIIKATAKACKDVPEANSFFMDTFVRQNDNVDVSVAVSTDSGLITPIVRNADLKGISRISAEVAELAKKAREGKLQPHEYQGGTFTVSNLGMFGSVSNFSAIINPPQSCILAIGAPKKVVVVDEENNGYKTKNIMQVTMSCDHRVVDGAVGARYLKYFKQYLEDPKTMLL, from the exons atgGTTGTATGTGTTCGAAGCT CCTTTCGTAATACCTTAAATGGTGTCAGAGTCCCTTTCTCTGCTGTTGCTGCAGCCTCTTTTACTTCTGCTGGGCATGAACAAAT GAGATCACTTTCAACTAATCCAAATGTTGCTGCATTAGTTGgaaattataagaaaaatgtagttttaaaaaatcttaaaaCATCCAATGCAAATTTAGTTCAAATGGCTCGTCAATATTGTTCAAATTTACCATCACATAATGTTGTTAAACTTCCAGCTCTTTCACCAACAATGGAAACTGGAACTATCGCTTCATGGCAAAAAAAGGAAGGCGATCAACTATTTGAGGGTGATCTTTTATGTGAAATTGAAACTGACAAAGCAACTATGGGATTTGAAACACCTGAAGAAGGTTATTTGGCTAAAATTTTCTTACCTGAAGGTTCTAAAGATATTCCTATTGGTAAACCTCTTTGTATTATTGTTCAAGATAAAGAAGATGTAGCTGCTTTTGCCAATTATAAAGCTCCAGATTTTAGTTCTGATAAATCTGCCGCTTCTACTCCTGTTTCACCACCAAAACCACCTGTTTCTACTCCACCACCACCACCACCAAAATCAGTTGCACCTTCAAAACCAGTAGAAAAAGTTTCTCCTCAACAAGAATTCCATAAACcacaacaaaaaatttttgttacaCCATTTGCTAAAAAATTAGCTAAAGAAAGTGGAATAAATCTTACAAATATACAAGGATCAGGGCCACATGGTCGTATATTGGCTAGTGATATTGAAGCAGCTAAATCACAACCACAATCTCAAGCTTTACCAACAAAAAGCCTACCAGAATTAGCAGTAGGAGAATCATATACTGACATTCCACTTACAAATATGAGGAAGACAATTGCTAAAAGACTTACAGAATCTAAGACAACAATTCCACACTACTATCTTACTGCTGATATAGATGTGGATAAAGTATTAGCTCTTCGTGCTAAACTTAATTCTTTCCTAGCTAGTAGcgttaaagataaaaatgaaaaaccACAAAAATTGTcaattaatgattttataataaaagcaACAGCTAAAGCTTGCAAAGATGTACCAGAAGCAAATTCTTTCTTTATGGATACATTTGTAAGACAAAATGATAATGTTGATGTTTCAGTAGCTGTATCAACAGATTCTGGTTTAATAACACCAATAGTTCGTAATGCAGATTTAAAAGGAATTTCAAGAATATCAGCAGAAGTAGCTGAATTAGCCAAGAAAGCACGCGAAGGAAAACTTCAACCACATGAATATCAAGGTGGTACTTTCACAGTCTCTAACTTGGGGATGTTTGGTTCTGTATCAAATTTTTCAGCAATAATCAATCCACCACAATCATGTATTCTTGCAATTGGAGCACCAAAAAAGGTTGTTGTTGTAGATGAAGAAAACAATGGTTATAagacaaaaaatattatgcaAGTTACTATGAGTTGTGATCACAGGGTTGTCGATGGTGCTGTTGGAGCAAGATATTTGAAGTATTTCAAACAATATCTCGAAGATCCAAAAACAATgcttttataa
- a CDS encoding Gephyrin, which yields MTVHSNFKKDSSNKNNIKIMAEIGPSSIITRARISPYPAISMDDALDIVDNEINEIMDCKEVHFESVDVGRILAENIVAQYDHPSERLSTKDGYAVLVSDGIGERKVVSCMTAGSDGGEGYLRRGECCRVSTGSMLPEGADAVVQVEDTTILQHDNIEEKIISINKQPLVNQDIRPIGCDFRKDEILVQSNTRIGPAEKGMIVQSGMASVRIYRKPKVCVMSTGNELVDPLFDGQIPKGKIRDSNRPQLLSLFNSYGFHAIDVGIALDDREALTRKIGEAFEFSNVIVTSGGVSMGEKDLLKSVLKEDFNFDIKFGRVFMKPGLPTTFATGKYRSKDKRYIFALPGNPVSSLVTAYLFVIPSLLKMSGLKFDKPLQPYTKLHVKLEQDIRLDSRPEYRRAWFKTYSNDPVPHAVLTTHNQTSSAIKSSVSANLLLQLPPSTKEAPILLSGTIVVALVIGRI from the exons atgACAGTCCATTCCA attttaaaaag gaTTCTTCAAACAAAAATAACATCAAAATAATGGCTGAAATTGGACCCTCGTCAATTATAACAAGGGCCCGTATTTCACCATATCCGGCTATTTCTATGGATGATGCCTTAGATATTGTAGATAATGAGATTAATGAAATAATGGATTGTAAGGAAGTTCACTTTGAATCTGTTGATGTTGGTAGAATCTTAGCTGAAAATATAGTAGCTCAGTATGATCATCCCTCTGAAAGACTTTCTACTAAAGATGGTTATGCTGTACTCG TCAGTGATGGAATTGGAGAAAGAAAAGTTGTCTCATGTATGACTGCTGGTTCAGATGGGGGAGAAGGTTATCTAAGAAGGGGTGAATGTTGTAGAGTTAGTACTGGATCTATGCTACCAGAGGGAGCTGATGCTGTTGTACAGGTTGAAGATACAACAATCCTCCAACATGAT aatattgaggaaaaaattatttcaataaataaacaacCTTTAGTTAATCAAGATATCAGACCAATTGGATGTGATTTCAGGAAGGATGAAATTCTTGTTCAATCAAATACTAGGATTGGTCCAGCAGAAAAAGGTATGATTGTACAATCTGGTATGGCAAGTGTGAGAATTTATCGGAAACCTAAAGTTTGTGTGATGTCAACGGGAAATGAACTTGTAGATCCCTTATTTGATGGACAAATTCCTAAAGGAAAAATTAGGGATAGTAATAGGCCACAATTGTTGtctttatttaatagttATGGTTTTCATGCAATTGATGTTGGTATAGCACTAGATGACAGAGAAGCACTAACAAGAAAAATCGGTGAAGCTTTTGAGTTTAGTAATGTTATTGTTACATCCGGTGGAGTTTCAATGGGAGAAAAAGATTTACTTAAAAGTGTTTTAAAGGAAGATTTTAACTTTGACATTAAATTTGGGCGAGTATTTATGAAGCCTGGCTTACCAACAACATTTGCTACTGGGAAATATCGTTCAAAAGacaaaagatatatttttgcTTTACCAGGAAATCCTGTCTCTTCCCTTGTTACCGCCTATCTCTTCGTAATTCCGTCGCTGTTAAAGATGTCTGGATTAAAGTTTGATAAACCACTACAGCCTTATACAAAGTTACATGTTAAACTTGAACAAGACATTAGACTAGACTCCCGTCCGGAGTATAGAAGAGCTTGGTTTAAAACTTATAGTAACGATCCTGTACCTCACGCTGTTCTCACAACGCACAATCAAACATCATCAGCAATAAAAAGTTCCGTATCTGCTAATCTCCTTCTTCAATTACCCCCATCAACAAAAGAAGCTCCAATCCTCTTGTCAGGAACAATTGTTGTAGCTTTAGTGATTggaagaatttaa
- a CDS encoding Anaphase-promoting complex subunit 10 encodes MFDEDSLGSRTDSLNHRFVESSWRQYIPGDANDVKDITFDAVWSLSSCKDGFGINQLLDDQTDLFWQSDGQQPHRVTIEFQKSTEISFLMFYLDFKTDESYTPSKIIIQAGSNAQDMDDTLALNYNEPIGWQVVDLRDKKTKRPLKAYVLTIQVQHNHQNGRDTHIRSIRVIGNGNSNSTLDTLSRISNIKYSVKGSNSITRMMAIR; translated from the exons ATGTTTGATGAAGATAGTCTTGGTTCTCGGACAGATAGTTTGAATCATCGTTTCGTAGAATCTTCCTGGCGACAGTATATACCTGGTGATGCGAATGATGTTAAAGACATCACTTTTGATGCAGTATGGTCTTTATCAAGTTGTAAAGATGGATTTGGTATTAATCAATTATTAGATGATCAGACAGATTTATTTTGGCAAAGTGATGGTCAACAACCTCACCGTGTAACTATTGAATTTCAAAAATCAACtgaaatatcatttttaatgttttaccTTGACTTTAAAACAGATGAATCATATACACCATCAAa aataatTATTCAAGCTGGTTCTAATGCTCAAGATATGGATGATACTTTGgctttaaattataatgaacCAATAGGATGGCAAGTTGTTGATCTCAgagataaaaaaacaaaaaggCCGTTAAAAGCTTATGTTCTTACAATTCAGGTACAACATAATCATCAGAATGGTCGTGATACACATATTAGATCTATAAGAGTCATTGGAAATGGAAATTCAAACTCAACGTTAGATACACTATCTCgaatttcaaatattaagTATAGTGTTAAGGGTTCCAATTCAATAACGCGTATGATGGCTATCcgttaa
- a CDS encoding Actin-depolymerising factor homology domain-containing protein, producing the protein MSSGVLVSSEVQNAFQQLSEGKRTLRYIIYKIEDNQIVVETAVPTGDVGSGDDYDDNSKVAYEAFVKDLKDRTDGFNDCRYAVFDFKFSCNRPGAGVSKMDKIVFIQLCPDGASIKKKMVYASSASAIKAALGTQKFLQFQVSDESEIAHKELLNKLSEKYKDN; encoded by the coding sequence atGTCATCTGGAGTCTTGGTTAGTTCAGAGGTTCAAAATGCCTTTCAACAACTATCTGAGGGAAAACGTACTTTACgttatataatttacaaGATTGAGGATAATCAAATTGTTGTGGAGACTGCTGTTCCTACCGGTGATGTTGGTTCAGGAGATGATTATGATGATAACTCAAAAGTAGCTTATGAGGCTTTtgtaaaagatttaaaagatCGTACTGATGGATTTAATGACTGTCGTTATGCTGTTTTTGACTTCAAATTTTCATGCAATCGTCCTGGTGCTGGTGTTTCCAAAATggataaaattgtttttatccAACTTTGTCCAGATGGAGcatcaattaaaaagaagATGGTATATGCTTCTTCTGCCTCAGCTATCAAGGCGGCTCTTGGTACTCAAAAATTCCTTCAATTTCAAGTTTCTGATGAATCTGAAATTGCTCATAAAGAACTTTTAAATAAGCTTAGTGAAAAATATAAGGATAACTAA
- a CDS encoding Mannosyl-oligosaccharide alpha-1,2-mannosidase, which yields MRTVYFNRKSLFLLLVVIGISVLCIITILNSNNDNNNTLKSNDNNKILTNSENTPINIKDINVRKKLVKNNIDNKKAEFIKKMMKHAWDGYKKYAWGANELNSIHKMASSQEIFGGPKMPATIVDAADTLYIMDMMKEYKEAEEYLFKNFKASDAIRNLSVFEMTIRFIGGFLSLFALTGKETYKIFAKNVADILIVSFNSPTGLPYNVVTPKDNRTMNYGWVTNNAHILADVGTLHLEFDYLSNITGDSNYRNKVINVRNIIEKQKKVDNLYGLYLSKDDGHFVTREVSLGAMGDSFYEYLLKEWLISNKKDTIAYDMYKEASKNIRKKMIIKSKGNFTYLVELKNGKILNKMSHLSCFSVGMFALEAYHSTDENEKKEIMELAEELGNTCYHSYKLSKTGLGPEMFHFDSTKDATSSTGEVQYFLRPEVIEGIYYLYKLTGNDKYKEWNWEIAQNIEKWCRNDAGYHGLRNVYNPEAGYDPTQQSFFLAETLKYLYLTFVNDKIPLDKSKNINNRELVKKMFYHGKINNFSKKCLKC from the exons atGAGAACAGtgtattttaatagaaaatcaCTGTTTCTATTATTAGTTGTTATAGGAATTTCTGTTCTATgtattataacaattttaaattcaaacaatgataataataacacATTAAAGAGTAAtgacaataataaaattttaacaaatagtGAAAATACtcctataaatattaaagatattaatgtaagaaaaaaattagtaaaaaataatattg ataataaaaaagcagaatttattaaaaaaatgatgaaacATGCATGGGatggatataaaaaatatgcatGGGGTGCTAACGAATTAAATTCAATTCATAAAATGGCATCAAGTCAAGAAATATTTGGTGGACCAAAAATGCCAGCAACAATAGTTGATGCTGCTgatactttatatataatggATATGATGAAAGAATATAAAGAGGCtgaagaatatttatttaaaaattttaaagcaTCTGATGCTATTAGAAATTTATCTGTGTTTGAAATGACTATTCGTTTTATTGGTGGTTTTCTCTCATTATTTGCATTAACTGGTAAAGAAACTTACAAAATATTTGCTAAAAATGTTGctgatattttaattgtatcaTTCAACTCTCCGACTGGTTTACCATACAATGTTGTTACACCAAAAGATAATAGAACAATGAATTATGGTTGGGTTACAAATAATGCTCATATTCTTGCAGATGTTGGGACATTACATCTTGAATTTGATTATCTTTCAAATATAACTGGTGATTCTAATTATCGTAATAAAGTAATTAATGTACGcaatattattgaaaaacaaaaaaaagttgataatttatatgGTCTTTACCTTAGCAAAGATGATGGACATTTTGTTACAAGAGAAGTATCTCTAGGAGCTATGGGTGATTCTTTTTATGAGTATTTACTCAAAGAATGGcttatttctaataaaaaagatactaTTGCATATGATATGTATAAAGAAgcatctaaaaatattagaaaaaaaatgattattaaatCTAAAGGAAATTTTACCTATTTagttgaattaaaaaatggaaaaatcttaaataaaatgagTCATTTATCATGTTTTTCAGTTGGTATGTTTGCACTTGAAGCATACCATTCAACtgatgaaaatgaaaaaaaagaaattatggAATTAGCAGAAGAGTTGGGTAATACATGTTACCATAGTTACAAACTTTCTAAAACGGGTCTAGGTCCAGAAATGTTTCATTTTGATTCAACTAAGGATGCTACAAGTTCAACCGGTGAAGTTCAGTATTTTTTAAGACCCGAGGTAATTGAAGgaatatattatctttataaattaactggtaatgataaatataaagaatgGAATTGGGAGATTGCACAAAATATTGAGAAATGGTGTAGGAATGATGCTGGGTATCATGGACTAAGAAATGTTTATAACCCAGAAGCTGGTTATGATCCAACACAACAAAGTTTTTTCCTCGctgaaacattaaaatatttatatcttacttttgttaatgataaaattccTCTGGATAA atccaaaaatataaataaccGAGAATT ggttaaaaaaatgttctaTCACGGAAAgatcaataatttttctaaaaag TGTCTGAAATGTTAG
- a CDS encoding Hematopoietic prostaglandin D synthase has product MSNNVCYKLIYFDKFGRDVRVLSHEWDIIKDSMPFQQLPVLEFDGKILFQSAAIEKYLAKQFGYMGENDFEDAQIDQILLSINDVMLNFNILVEAKNSTQKVWMTKELIKNSITPALKCFEKLLSENNSLHFVGNKITLADLAMFHFLWFCKNRISPSILNDFITIEQFYNMMIQDEKLMNYINTRRNHPF; this is encoded by the exons atgtcTAATAATGtttgttataaattaatatattttgacaAATTTGGTAGAG ATGTTAGAGTTCTTTCTCATGAATGggatattataaaagattcaATGCCATTTCAACAATTACCTGTACTTGAATTTGATGgaaaaattctttttcaatCAGCAGCAATTGAAAAGTATCTAGCCAAACAATTTGGATATATGGGAGAAAATGATTTTGAAGATGCTCAAATAGATCAAATATTACTTAGTATTAATGATGTTATGttgaattttaatattttagtagAGGCAAAAAATTCTACACAAAAAGTTTGGATGACtaaagaattaataaaaaattcgATAACACCTGctttaaaatgttttgaaaaattattaagtgAAAATAACTCATTACACTTTGttggaaataaaattaccCTTGCTGATTTAGCaatgtttcattttttatgGTTTTGTAAAAATAGAATTTCTCCCTCAATActtaatgattttattaccatagaacaattttataacatGATGATACAGgatgaaaaattaatgaattatataaatacaaGAAGAAATCATcctttttga
- a CDS encoding Hematopoietic prostaglandin D synthase, translating to MPVIPQYTLHYFDLMGKAEVTRMLFNYAGVKFTDNRIKFEDWPALKEKQPFGQLPVLEVDGKVLFQSRAIEKFLARQFGLIGNDDFEAAQVDQYILTIDDVMINFRPAFMEKDEAKKAELMKKAFQEHGVPALKRFEGFLAKNGTGYFVGNGVTLADFALYQFLFYIKKMSSESALDNYPELKKFVQKMYGNEKLKPYLETRSEKLLP from the coding sequence atgCCTGTTATTCCACAATATACCTTACACTATTTTGACCTTATGGGAAAAGCTGAAGTAACAAGaatgttatttaattatgCTGGAGTTAAATTTACTGATAATAGAATTAAATTTGAAGATTGGCCagcattaaaagaaaaacaacCTTTTGGACAATTACCAGTATTGGAAGTTGATGGAAAAGTTCTTTTCCAGTCAAGAGCTATTGAGAAATTTTTAGCAAGACAATTTGGACTCATTGGAAATGATGATTTTGAGGCTGCTCAAGTTGACCAATACATTCTTACAATTGATGatgtaatgataaattttagaCCAGCTTTTATGGAAAAAGATGAAGCAAAGAAAGCTGAACTTATGAAGAAAGCATTCCAAGAACATGGTGTTCCAGCACTTAAACGTTTTGAAGGATTTTTAGCTAAAAATGGTACAGGTTACTTTGTTGGAAATGGTGTAACATTAGCTGACTTTGCATTATACCAATTCTTAttctatattaaaaagatgtCATCTGAATCTGCTTTAGATAACTATCCagaattaaagaaatttgtacaaaaaatgtatggaaatgaaaaattaaaaccaTATCTTGAAACTAGAtctgaaaaattattaccttaa